One region of Desulfomicrobium macestii genomic DNA includes:
- a CDS encoding alpha-2-macroglobulin family protein, with protein MSNPKNWIIALLLLVIAGQAWLLLDKDSSDEPKTLSVIGVSLDSAMRTTLAVEFDQPVPESMRAQTAPAGIEPKAEGQWVWTNPYTLKFLAQTPLPLDMQYSLTLSPEVFPDEILNAERTRLIRTGSFAVQEMTVNELASEAGPDMVELEGRIVFNAPVDPANLLAAMSLGEKDGDPVELSLLTQWRTTSFGFRSAPVRKDTAGRTLTLRLAPELTVAEKSLALGQEFRRDIELRLDPVLRVVSASPQADKDQSRIDLEFSAPVSAASLRELVRIEPETRISVSAHGKTASLSGKLEPGSTCTVRIAKGLVAEDGAVLEAPFRQDLRMPDLPPSVDFSSAGMFLPRQGQGLLGVEYVNADTVELTVSRVFPNNLSTLFQDYGYSIFDSSAARDSVPYHLGSEIHRETFSVSSATNKVQERTLSMSELIPDKRPGLYKLGLSLPADYRGATRWVLRTDIGLVAKEDGAGFLVWASSIGDLRALDGVELTLLSFRNQVLGTTRTNAAGLARIPYAGHDDELGSPAMILARHGEDFSFIVLDRFRIDTTGLDVSGASISQAGLQAYIYGKRDIYRPGETLDAAVLVRDGRIGTPPDLPVTLEQRDPEGRLLRTLNLVLDRGMAGLSLDIPDWSLTGHYLLQALSGGQVIGSYAYQVEEFIPDRLSVEIASPQTRGEPGQLLPFEVVSRYLFGPAASKLAVSVKARLLAADFAPKGFEAYSFGDPGKSFEPLPLLATEARLDADGRAAFDVSIPKDLTPPLALWAEFTGRVREQGGRGVTARKRIPVHAYALYPGIKRPGSMELEPRKRAVFEFVTVSPDGEKTAHPELVATLFQDQWQTVMRRTQSGFSYESVRNPVEISTQRVAPGDGAGSFAVTPPDYGSYRVRLTDPASGASSELEFYCGGWGYSPWAVKNPARLELIPDKEGYLAGETASIQIRSPFAGKALVTVEGRNVEHLEIVELNGNTGQLRIPVREDWQPNVHLTATLVRRATDITPGSAGRAFGATALFVDSLSNRMDLRVDAPDEVRPLTDLEIRVQASPRSRLTVAVVDEGIMQLAGGKNPDPFAHFYAQRALDVISYDNFAFMFPHVSAARPLAGGGDDLGGASSFMRTEGIRRVKPVTFWSGVLDADHTGIVTHRVRLPDFQGALRIVAVGNQGKSFGTGTAMTRVRTPLVLTPTLPRFLSLGDEIEIPLTLRNDTPSGGSFRIGASVTGPATLGAMPAPLTLEPGQEDTVYLPLHCGAEEGKVTLSFTATGGGETATAGEELDQRSPLPVTRTMETTTLETEAGEIGAPVPDSFLPGSVKRTVHLSTRPLMRYSGHLENLLGYPYGCAEQTVSKAFPLLHFGALARELAPGHFNAGGPAGLVQAAIRRLQTMQTPSGGYAFWPGDSDPDPWVSAYVCHFLLEARLAGHTIPERMLESAFYHLESLANPEPGSTPQKIEQAAYALYVLALGKKPNLGSQDYLRTTFDKSLSGVARTLLAGAYLQTSNHGAGFALLHAAPAVDDDRRESGGNLGSGLRDRALIALILLESVPDDPMLPELMTRLSGELGRGEWHSTQETSLAFMALGKYLSALDDGRPFAGTLAWPDGAQTFGDTKLFMRENIPTAGALTLEKTPADRTVFATVLTSATPRAASHAAFSRGIEVEQTLLREDGQALVDNGVRQGDLIVMRTRVRSTSGRIDNVVVQSLLPAGLEVENPRLATTERLDWMAEETLMEGHQDLRDDRILVFTNLDGNGWKTRYSVLRAVTPGRFALPPVQAEAMYHPGLRGGGALEAITVHREAPAP; from the coding sequence ATGTCCAATCCCAAGAACTGGATCATCGCCCTGCTCCTTCTGGTCATCGCAGGCCAAGCCTGGCTGCTCCTGGACAAGGACTCAAGCGACGAACCCAAGACCCTGTCCGTGATCGGCGTCAGCCTCGACAGCGCCATGCGCACCACCCTGGCCGTGGAATTCGACCAGCCCGTTCCGGAGTCCATGCGCGCGCAGACGGCGCCGGCCGGTATCGAGCCCAAGGCCGAAGGGCAATGGGTGTGGACCAATCCCTACACCCTGAAATTCCTGGCCCAGACGCCCCTGCCCCTCGACATGCAATACTCCCTGACCTTGAGCCCCGAGGTCTTTCCGGATGAAATCCTGAACGCGGAACGCACCCGGCTCATCCGCACCGGAAGCTTTGCCGTGCAGGAGATGACCGTGAACGAACTGGCCTCGGAAGCCGGGCCGGACATGGTCGAACTGGAGGGCCGGATCGTCTTCAACGCGCCCGTGGACCCGGCGAATCTCTTGGCCGCCATGAGCCTTGGCGAAAAAGACGGCGACCCTGTCGAGCTTTCGCTTTTGACCCAGTGGCGCACGACCAGCTTCGGCTTTCGCAGCGCGCCAGTGCGCAAGGATACGGCCGGGCGCACCCTGACCCTGCGTCTGGCTCCGGAGCTGACCGTGGCCGAAAAGAGCCTGGCCCTCGGGCAGGAATTCCGCCGGGACATCGAGCTGCGCCTGGACCCGGTGCTGCGGGTCGTCAGCGCCAGCCCACAGGCCGACAAGGACCAGTCGCGCATCGACCTTGAATTTTCCGCGCCCGTCAGCGCGGCATCCCTGCGCGAACTGGTGCGCATCGAGCCCGAGACCCGGATCTCGGTCTCGGCCCACGGCAAGACCGCCTCCCTGAGCGGCAAGCTCGAACCCGGCAGCACCTGCACGGTCCGCATCGCCAAGGGCCTTGTGGCCGAGGACGGAGCCGTGCTTGAAGCTCCTTTCAGGCAGGACCTGCGCATGCCGGACCTGCCCCCGAGCGTGGACTTCTCTTCTGCCGGCATGTTCCTGCCGCGACAGGGGCAAGGGCTCCTGGGGGTCGAATACGTCAACGCCGACACGGTGGAACTGACCGTGAGCCGGGTCTTCCCCAACAACCTGAGCACCCTCTTCCAGGACTACGGCTATTCCATCTTCGACAGCTCCGCCGCCCGGGACTCCGTGCCGTATCATCTGGGCAGCGAAATCCACCGCGAAACGTTCAGCGTAAGCTCCGCCACCAACAAGGTGCAGGAGCGGACCCTGTCCATGTCCGAGCTCATCCCCGACAAGCGTCCGGGCCTCTACAAGCTTGGCCTCAGCCTGCCCGCGGACTATCGCGGCGCCACGCGCTGGGTTCTGCGCACGGACATCGGCCTGGTGGCCAAGGAGGACGGCGCGGGCTTTCTGGTCTGGGCCAGTTCCATCGGAGATCTGCGCGCCCTGGACGGCGTGGAACTGACGCTGCTGAGCTTCAGGAACCAGGTCCTCGGCACCACCCGCACCAACGCCGCCGGCCTGGCGCGCATCCCCTATGCGGGGCATGACGACGAACTCGGCTCACCGGCCATGATCCTGGCACGACACGGCGAGGACTTCAGCTTCATCGTTCTGGACCGCTTCCGCATCGACACCACGGGCCTCGATGTCAGCGGCGCATCAATCAGCCAGGCCGGATTGCAGGCCTATATCTACGGCAAGCGCGACATCTACCGTCCCGGCGAAACCCTGGACGCCGCCGTGCTGGTCCGTGACGGACGCATCGGCACCCCGCCCGATCTGCCCGTGACCCTGGAGCAGCGCGACCCCGAGGGGCGCCTGCTGCGCACCCTGAACCTGGTCCTGGACCGGGGCATGGCCGGGCTGAGCCTGGACATCCCGGACTGGTCCCTGACCGGGCACTATCTTCTGCAGGCCCTGAGCGGCGGGCAAGTCATCGGCTCCTACGCCTATCAAGTGGAGGAGTTCATCCCCGACCGCCTGAGCGTGGAGATCGCCTCGCCCCAGACCCGGGGCGAACCGGGCCAGCTTCTGCCCTTCGAGGTCGTCTCGCGCTATCTCTTCGGACCTGCGGCATCGAAACTGGCCGTCTCGGTCAAGGCGCGGCTGCTGGCCGCCGACTTCGCGCCCAAGGGTTTTGAGGCCTACAGCTTCGGCGATCCGGGCAAGAGCTTCGAGCCCCTGCCGCTCCTTGCCACCGAAGCCCGCCTCGACGCCGACGGGCGGGCCGCCTTCGACGTGAGCATCCCGAAGGATCTGACCCCGCCGCTGGCGCTCTGGGCCGAGTTCACCGGCCGCGTGCGCGAACAGGGCGGACGCGGCGTGACCGCCAGAAAACGCATCCCCGTGCACGCCTACGCCCTCTACCCCGGCATCAAGCGGCCAGGGTCCATGGAGCTTGAGCCGCGCAAACGGGCCGTGTTCGAGTTCGTGACGGTGAGCCCGGACGGCGAGAAGACCGCACATCCGGAGCTGGTCGCGACCCTCTTTCAGGACCAGTGGCAGACGGTCATGCGCAGGACACAGTCCGGTTTCAGCTACGAATCCGTACGCAACCCCGTGGAAATCTCGACCCAGCGCGTCGCGCCGGGCGACGGCGCGGGCTCTTTCGCGGTCACGCCCCCGGATTACGGCTCCTATAGGGTGCGCCTGACCGACCCGGCGAGCGGGGCGTCCTCGGAGCTGGAATTCTACTGCGGCGGCTGGGGCTACTCGCCCTGGGCGGTCAAGAACCCGGCCAGACTGGAGCTTATTCCGGACAAGGAAGGGTACCTGGCCGGAGAGACGGCCTCCATCCAGATCCGCTCGCCGTTCGCGGGCAAGGCGCTGGTCACCGTCGAAGGCCGGAACGTGGAACATCTTGAAATCGTGGAACTGAACGGAAACACCGGCCAGCTGCGCATCCCGGTGCGCGAGGACTGGCAGCCCAACGTGCATCTCACGGCCACCCTGGTCCGCCGGGCCACGGACATCACGCCCGGCAGCGCGGGACGGGCCTTCGGGGCCACGGCCCTGTTCGTGGACAGCCTCTCGAACCGCATGGACCTGCGCGTCGACGCCCCGGACGAGGTCCGGCCGCTGACGGATCTTGAAATCCGGGTCCAGGCCAGCCCCCGCTCGCGGCTGACCGTGGCCGTGGTCGACGAGGGCATCATGCAACTGGCCGGGGGCAAAAACCCGGACCCCTTCGCCCATTTTTACGCCCAGCGCGCCCTGGACGTGATCAGCTACGACAACTTCGCCTTCATGTTCCCGCACGTGAGCGCGGCAAGGCCTCTGGCCGGCGGCGGCGACGATCTGGGCGGAGCCTCCTCCTTCATGCGCACCGAAGGCATCCGCCGGGTCAAGCCCGTGACCTTCTGGTCCGGAGTGCTCGACGCCGACCACACCGGGATCGTCACGCACCGCGTTCGCCTGCCCGATTTCCAGGGGGCGCTGCGCATCGTCGCCGTCGGCAACCAGGGCAAGAGCTTCGGCACGGGCACGGCCATGACCCGCGTGCGCACGCCGCTGGTCCTGACCCCGACCCTGCCCCGCTTTCTGTCCCTCGGGGACGAGATCGAGATTCCCCTGACCCTGCGCAACGACACGCCCTCCGGCGGTTCCTTCCGCATCGGAGCGAGCGTGACCGGACCGGCCACGCTTGGAGCCATGCCCGCCCCCCTGACCCTTGAACCCGGGCAGGAAGACACGGTCTATCTGCCCCTGCACTGCGGCGCGGAGGAGGGCAAGGTCACCCTGAGCTTCACCGCCACGGGAGGCGGCGAGACCGCCACGGCCGGGGAAGAGCTCGATCAGCGCTCGCCCCTGCCCGTGACCCGAACCATGGAGACCACGACCCTTGAGACGGAAGCGGGCGAAATCGGCGCGCCTGTGCCGGACAGCTTCCTGCCGGGCTCGGTCAAGCGCACGGTACACCTCTCCACCCGGCCGCTCATGCGCTACTCCGGGCATCTTGAGAACCTGCTCGGCTATCCTTACGGCTGCGCCGAGCAGACCGTGTCCAAAGCCTTCCCGCTGCTCCACTTCGGGGCCCTGGCCCGAGAACTGGCGCCGGGACACTTCAATGCCGGCGGTCCGGCCGGGCTGGTTCAGGCGGCCATCCGTCGCCTGCAGACCATGCAGACCCCGTCCGGCGGCTACGCCTTCTGGCCGGGAGACAGCGATCCCGACCCGTGGGTCTCGGCCTATGTCTGCCACTTCCTGCTGGAAGCCCGACTGGCCGGACACACGATCCCCGAACGCATGCTCGAAAGTGCGTTCTACCATCTTGAATCACTGGCCAATCCCGAACCGGGAAGCACGCCGCAAAAAATCGAACAGGCCGCCTACGCGCTCTATGTCCTGGCGCTGGGCAAGAAGCCCAATCTTGGCAGCCAGGACTATCTGCGGACGACCTTTGACAAGTCCCTGAGCGGCGTGGCCAGGACCCTGCTGGCCGGAGCCTATCTGCAGACAAGCAACCACGGCGCGGGCTTTGCGCTCCTGCACGCGGCTCCGGCCGTCGACGACGATCGCCGGGAGAGCGGCGGCAACCTGGGCTCGGGCCTGCGTGACCGGGCGCTCATCGCGCTCATCCTCCTTGAGAGCGTCCCCGATGATCCCATGCTGCCGGAACTCATGACCCGGCTTTCAGGAGAACTTGGCCGGGGCGAATGGCATTCGACCCAGGAGACGAGCCTGGCCTTCATGGCCCTGGGCAAATACCTGTCCGCCCTGGACGACGGGCGTCCCTTCGCGGGTACCCTGGCCTGGCCGGACGGCGCGCAGACCTTCGGGGACACGAAGCTCTTCATGCGGGAAAACATCCCAACCGCAGGGGCGCTGACCCTTGAAAAAACGCCTGCCGACCGGACCGTCTTCGCCACCGTGCTGACCTCGGCCACGCCAAGGGCCGCGTCCCATGCCGCCTTCAGCCGGGGGATCGAGGTGGAGCAGACGCTGCTGCGCGAAGACGGGCAGGCGCTGGTGGACAACGGCGTGCGCCAGGGCGATCTGATCGTCATGCGCACCAGGGTGCGCAGCACCTCCGGACGCATCGACAACGTGGTCGTGCAAAGTCTCCTGCCCGCAGGACTGGAAGTGGAAAATCCGCGCCTGGCGACCACGGAGCGGCTGGACTGGATGGCGGAAGAGACCCTCATGGAAGGCCATCAGGATCTGCGCGACGACCGCATCCTCGTCTTCACCAATCTCGACGGAAACGGCTGGAAGACGCGCTACAGCGTGCTGAGGGCGGTGACTCCGGGCCGGTTCGCCCTGCCCCCAGTGCAGGCCGAGGCCATGTACCATCCCGGCCTGCGCGGCGGTGGCGCGCTTGAGGCCATTACCGTCCACAGGGAAGCGCCGGCCCCATGA
- a CDS encoding HDOD domain-containing protein, which translates to MNEAKSFIEILMEHVNSDKAQLPPFNRTGLAIQQEMAKPDPDMQVIEKQILRDPAVAGQLLKVANSSFYRGMIEVTTVRNAMVRLGLAEVSNLVTLLTQKQSFSTQDSFIREYMDQLWIHSVACALGAKWIAKECRLPSKMNEAFFAGLLHDIGKAFLLMAISDLKKNGQMGDTIPQSFIEEVLETQHQSIGAQLLKTWNLPEIYCTVAEHHHDENMDGQDIVLIMVSLANKVLAKAGIGIMHTPDIDLATSPEAIQLDLSEIKVAELELTMEDYVDFVGEVG; encoded by the coding sequence ATGAACGAGGCCAAGTCTTTTATCGAAATCCTCATGGAGCATGTGAACTCGGACAAGGCGCAGCTCCCGCCATTCAATCGGACCGGCCTTGCCATTCAGCAGGAAATGGCCAAACCGGATCCGGACATGCAGGTCATAGAAAAGCAGATCCTGCGCGACCCGGCCGTCGCCGGTCAGCTGCTCAAAGTGGCCAACTCGTCCTTCTACCGGGGCATGATCGAAGTGACCACGGTCAGAAACGCCATGGTCCGCCTCGGCCTGGCTGAAGTCTCCAATCTGGTCACCCTTTTGACCCAAAAACAATCCTTCAGCACCCAGGATTCCTTCATCCGCGAATACATGGACCAGCTCTGGATTCACTCCGTGGCCTGCGCCCTTGGCGCGAAATGGATCGCCAAGGAATGCCGACTGCCGAGCAAGATGAACGAAGCCTTTTTCGCTGGCCTCCTGCACGACATCGGCAAGGCCTTCCTGCTCATGGCCATCTCCGACCTCAAAAAAAACGGACAGATGGGCGATACCATCCCGCAGTCCTTCATTGAGGAAGTCCTCGAAACGCAACACCAAAGCATCGGAGCACAGCTGCTCAAGACCTGGAACCTGCCGGAGATCTATTGCACGGTGGCCGAACACCACCACGACGAGAACATGGACGGCCAGGACATCGTGCTGATCATGGTCAGTCTGGCCAACAAGGTCCTGGCCAAGGCCGGCATCGGAATCATGCACACGCCGGACATCGATCTGGCGACCAGCCCCGAGGCGATCCAGCTGGACCTCTCCGAGATCAAGGTCGCCGAACTGGAGCTGACCATGGAAGATTACGTGGACTTTGTGGGAGAAGTCGGCTGA
- a CDS encoding GspE/PulE family protein, translated as MPKDTPKTSEPTTHGELIDILIKEGLLSEKQALHASRLRTKLVRPKPSLEIVKELGYVTADQVTAAIRKNKLSMRIGSLLLELGLISEADLEAAFQIQRTSKTPQKLGEVLVNNNFIKEFKLLEALSMQLGYPFIDPRFTNLDASLLHQIPLTYRNKANYVPIERQEHQVVVAFANVLDLDDQQEARTIFPEGILPAIATRESIVETYQRFERGAQSKESVDDDSASGIVERIILDAIELDVSDIHMEPLPDRLRIRFRRDGVLEPYKDFPREIIPNISSRIKIMCKADIAEKRRHQGGRILFEYPGGELDMRASFYVTIHGEAIVLRLLNRQGNLIDITGIGMYPKILKRFIDGALSRPSGVVIITGPTGSGKTTTVYSCIHHLNTPLLSIITAEEPVEYVIPGISQCSIDPKINLTFEETLRHIVRQDPDVILIGEIRDNYSAEVAVQAALTGHKVLTTFHTEDSIGGLIRLMNMDIEAFLISSTVVSVVAQRLLRRICPECSQPYKPSPGELQLFGYTQATIQGSNFRKGTGCSHCRYTGYRGRIAVFELLILDEMVRAAILERRTSFDIRKIALESAGLVTLFEEGLVKAAEGQTTLEEVMRCLPLVLKPRPLEETRRMLGV; from the coding sequence ATGCCGAAGGATACCCCCAAGACCAGCGAACCAACCACCCACGGCGAACTCATCGACATCCTCATCAAGGAAGGGCTCCTCTCGGAAAAGCAGGCGCTTCACGCCTCCCGGCTGCGCACAAAGCTCGTTCGTCCCAAGCCCTCGCTCGAAATCGTCAAGGAACTCGGCTACGTGACCGCCGATCAGGTCACCGCCGCCATTCGCAAGAACAAGCTGTCCATGCGCATCGGCAGCCTGCTCCTGGAACTCGGGCTGATCAGCGAGGCCGATCTTGAGGCCGCCTTTCAGATCCAGCGCACCAGCAAGACCCCGCAAAAATTGGGTGAAGTCCTGGTCAACAACAATTTTATCAAGGAATTCAAGCTCCTGGAAGCGCTGTCCATGCAGCTTGGCTACCCTTTTATCGATCCCAGATTCACCAACCTCGACGCCTCCCTGCTGCATCAGATTCCGCTCACATACAGAAACAAGGCGAACTACGTACCCATTGAGCGGCAGGAGCATCAGGTCGTCGTGGCTTTTGCCAATGTCCTGGACCTGGACGATCAGCAAGAGGCGCGCACCATCTTTCCCGAAGGCATCCTGCCGGCCATCGCCACGCGCGAATCCATCGTCGAGACCTACCAACGCTTCGAGCGCGGCGCCCAGTCCAAGGAATCCGTCGATGACGATTCGGCCTCGGGCATCGTGGAGCGCATCATCCTCGACGCCATCGAACTCGACGTCAGCGACATCCACATGGAGCCGCTCCCGGACCGACTGCGCATCCGCTTCCGCCGGGACGGGGTGCTTGAGCCCTACAAGGACTTCCCGCGCGAGATAATTCCCAACATCTCAAGCCGCATCAAGATCATGTGCAAGGCGGACATCGCCGAGAAGCGGCGCCACCAGGGCGGCCGCATCCTGTTCGAATATCCGGGTGGCGAACTGGACATGCGCGCCTCCTTCTATGTGACCATCCACGGCGAGGCCATCGTGCTGCGCCTTCTGAACCGCCAGGGCAACCTGATCGACATCACGGGCATCGGGATGTATCCGAAGATACTCAAGCGCTTCATCGACGGGGCGCTGTCCCGGCCCAGCGGCGTCGTGATCATCACCGGCCCCACGGGATCGGGCAAGACGACCACGGTCTACAGTTGCATCCACCACCTGAATACGCCGCTCCTCTCCATCATCACCGCCGAGGAACCGGTCGAATACGTCATCCCAGGCATCTCCCAGTGTTCCATCGACCCCAAGATCAACCTGACCTTCGAAGAAACCCTGCGTCACATCGTGCGCCAGGACCCCGACGTCATCCTCATTGGCGAAATCCGCGACAACTATTCGGCCGAGGTGGCCGTGCAGGCGGCGCTGACCGGACACAAGGTCCTGACCACCTTTCACACGGAAGATTCCATCGGTGGCCTGATCCGACTCATGAACATGGACATCGAGGCTTTCCTCATCTCCTCCACCGTGGTCAGCGTGGTCGCCCAGCGGCTTCTGCGGCGCATCTGCCCGGAGTGCTCCCAGCCGTACAAGCCAAGCCCCGGCGAACTGCAGCTTTTCGGCTACACGCAGGCCACGATCCAGGGCTCCAATTTTCGCAAGGGCACGGGCTGTTCCCACTGCCGCTACACCGGATATCGAGGACGCATCGCGGTGTTCGAACTGCTCATCCTCGATGAAATGGTCCGCGCCGCCATCCTTGAACGGCGGACCAGCTTCGACATCCGCAAGATCGCCCTGGAGAGCGCAGGGCTTGTGACCCTGTTCGAGGAAGGTCTGGTCAAGGCCGCCGAAGGCCAGACCACTCTGGAAGAGGTCATGCGCTGCCTGCCTCTAGTTCTGAAACCACGCCCTCTGGAAGAAACCCGCCGCATGCTCGGAGTCTAG
- a CDS encoding LemA family protein yields the protein MIAFLVVLVLVAAVLLWGILIYNGLVRMRNMVQEAWSGIDVQLKRRTDLIPNLVSTVKGYAAHEKGTLEEVIRLRGVAQNAQGVGETAQAQGLLGAALGRLFALAENYPDLKANANFAQLQASLGEIEDEVQLSRRYYNGAVRNLNIAVESFPSNLIAGRFGFEKAEFFELESPSERAVPKVEF from the coding sequence ATGATCGCTTTTCTTGTCGTGCTTGTCCTGGTTGCCGCCGTTCTGCTGTGGGGCATCCTCATCTACAACGGTCTGGTGCGCATGCGTAACATGGTGCAGGAGGCCTGGAGCGGGATCGATGTGCAGCTCAAGCGGCGCACGGATCTGATCCCCAACCTCGTGTCCACGGTCAAGGGATACGCCGCGCACGAAAAGGGCACTCTGGAAGAGGTCATCCGCTTGCGCGGGGTGGCCCAGAACGCGCAGGGCGTGGGCGAGACGGCCCAGGCGCAGGGTCTTCTGGGGGCGGCGCTGGGCAGGCTTTTCGCGCTGGCCGAAAACTATCCGGACCTCAAGGCCAACGCCAATTTCGCCCAGTTGCAGGCTTCCCTCGGCGAGATCGAGGACGAAGTGCAGCTCTCCCGGCGCTATTACAACGGGGCGGTGCGCAATCTGAACATCGCGGTGGAGTCCTTCCCGTCCAATCTGATCGCCGGGCGCTTCGGCTTTGAGAAGGCGGAATTCTTCGAGCTGGAAAGTCCATCGGAGCGGGCTGTGCCCAAGGTGGAGTTCTAG
- a CDS encoding DUF2207 domain-containing protein: protein MAGVRGRIFLAALIWLLSCAPLLAETERVLDFSSLVLIDPDGSMVVTETITVQATGDQIRRGIVREFPTLYTGRGGNRVRVGFTLLEVTRDGVAEPHHVENRSNGVAIYAGSKDVFLQPGRYSYTLTYRTTRQLGFFEEHDELYWNVNGNGWRLPLDRVSCTVHLPDGATALEAVAYEGPMGSRDNRAIPASGQREVTFTSSRPYAPGEGLTIAVSWPKGFVTPPSATEQAAQVLDRSGGVLFAGLGTVLLGIYYVLAWMKVGRDPAKGVIIPRFAPPRGFSPAMVRMLTRMKFDNTAFSAGVVNMAIKGALKIGDNAKMRLTLADQPPETLSLGERAAWDELGKAGTVVELKNVNHKVIGGARRAMKNKLMKELSSNYFLTNTGWLAPGLGITLASVAGMVWSASVPPGTLFICVWLTFWTFGCFMLVRQVVAAWQGGGIRGKGSALFLSVFTIPFLGGEAVGLWLLSSQLGVAAVLGFGAMIFMNALFYELLKAPTRIGRQTLDEIEGFKLYLSVAEEDRLNFIHPPDETPELFEKFLPYAMALGVENQWGERFARLLDRAGYDPDWYEGRHWNRMHPGLFASSLGRGMESAVSSASSAPGSSSGMGGGGSSGGGGGGGGGGGW from the coding sequence ATGGCGGGGGTCCGGGGCCGGATATTTCTCGCCGCGCTGATCTGGCTGCTTTCTTGCGCGCCCTTGCTTGCCGAGACCGAGCGGGTTCTCGATTTTTCCTCCCTGGTCCTCATAGATCCCGACGGCTCCATGGTGGTCACGGAGACCATCACGGTCCAGGCCACCGGGGATCAGATCCGACGCGGGATCGTGCGTGAATTTCCAACGCTCTACACCGGGCGGGGCGGGAACAGGGTGCGCGTCGGATTCACGCTTCTTGAGGTTACCCGCGACGGCGTGGCGGAGCCCCACCACGTCGAGAACAGATCCAACGGAGTGGCCATCTATGCCGGCAGCAAGGATGTCTTTCTGCAGCCGGGGCGTTATTCCTACACCCTCACGTACCGCACCACCAGACAGCTGGGTTTTTTCGAGGAGCATGACGAGCTCTACTGGAACGTCAACGGCAACGGCTGGCGCCTGCCCCTGGACCGGGTCAGCTGCACGGTGCACCTGCCGGACGGCGCCACGGCTCTTGAGGCCGTGGCCTACGAAGGGCCCATGGGCAGCAGGGACAACCGCGCGATTCCGGCAAGCGGGCAGCGGGAGGTGACCTTCACGTCCTCGCGGCCCTATGCCCCCGGCGAGGGCCTGACCATCGCCGTGTCCTGGCCCAAGGGCTTTGTGACCCCGCCTTCGGCCACGGAGCAGGCGGCGCAGGTCCTGGACAGGAGCGGCGGAGTGCTTTTCGCGGGCCTTGGGACCGTTCTGCTCGGCATCTATTACGTGCTGGCCTGGATGAAGGTCGGTCGTGATCCGGCCAAGGGCGTGATCATTCCCCGCTTTGCGCCGCCGCGCGGATTTTCTCCGGCCATGGTGCGCATGCTGACGCGCATGAAGTTCGACAACACGGCTTTCAGCGCGGGCGTGGTCAACATGGCGATCAAGGGAGCGCTGAAAATCGGGGACAATGCGAAGATGCGCCTGACCTTGGCCGACCAGCCCCCGGAGACTCTGTCCCTCGGCGAACGGGCGGCCTGGGACGAATTGGGCAAGGCAGGGACGGTCGTCGAACTCAAGAACGTGAACCACAAGGTCATCGGCGGCGCCCGGCGGGCCATGAAGAACAAGCTCATGAAAGAGCTGTCCTCCAACTATTTTTTGACCAACACGGGCTGGCTGGCGCCGGGGCTTGGCATCACCCTGGCCTCGGTGGCGGGCATGGTCTGGAGTGCATCCGTTCCGCCCGGGACGCTTTTCATCTGCGTGTGGCTGACTTTCTGGACTTTCGGCTGCTTCATGCTGGTGCGCCAGGTCGTCGCCGCGTGGCAGGGCGGGGGCATTCGCGGCAAAGGCTCGGCCCTGTTTCTGTCCGTCTTCACGATACCTTTTCTGGGCGGCGAGGCGGTTGGATTGTGGCTCCTCTCCAGTCAGCTGGGGGTTGCGGCGGTGCTGGGGTTTGGGGCCATGATTTTCATGAATGCGCTCTTCTATGAACTTTTGAAGGCACCGACGCGCATCGGCCGCCAGACCCTGGACGAGATCGAGGGCTTCAAGCTTTACCTGTCGGTGGCCGAGGAGGACCGGCTGAACTTCATTCATCCTCCCGACGAAACTCCCGAGCTGTTCGAGAAGTTTCTGCCCTACGCCATGGCGCTGGGTGTTGAAAATCAGTGGGGGGAACGTTTTGCGCGCTTGCTGGACCGGGCCGGATACGATCCGGACTGGTACGAAGGCCGTCACTGGAATCGCATGCATCCGGGCCTGTTCGCTTCAAGCCTGGGACGGGGCATGGAGTCCGCCGTATCCTCGGCTTCATCCGCTCCGGGCAGTTCCTCGGGCATGGGCGGGGGCGGCTCGTCCGGCGGAGGCGGCGGCGGAGGCGGCGGGGGCGGATGGTGA